The DNA region GCTACACGGCGCTGAACAAGCAAGTTGCGGCAGCCAAGAAATTGAAGGACAAGACGTTATCGAAGATGCTGCAGACGCAGGCTAACAGCATGAAGCTGCTGGTAAATATCGGGAGGCAGGATATCAAGCGGAAGCAAGCGGCGCTGACGGCAGCCAAGAAGGAACGTACCGGCAAGGCGGCCAAAGTGCGGTCCGTTCTATCCGGGATCGATCCGTACAAGAGCAAAATCAAAAGCGAAAAAAGTGCGATTTCGACTCCGAACAAGCTGCTGAACACCGAATGGAAGAATTTTAAAGCCGCCGTAAAATCGCAGGATCCGTCAAGGACATCGGATACCTTGGGACGGATGCTCACCCTCTCCGGCCAAATTCTGGAGAAGAAGCAGAGCATTTTCCAACACGAACAGCGGATTGAAACGATAATCCGGCAGGCTAATGCACACATTAAATAACGGTATGCCTGTTGTCCATGGTTCGTGACAACTCAAGCTGGAAGCTATCGACACAACTCCAATAGGAAAGATGGGCGCGATTCCCATGAGGATCGGAGCGGCTCCAATGAGAATCAGACCGACTCCCACGAGGATCGGAGCGGCTCCCATGAAGATCAACATACATACCTCTAATAAGGATCGGCACGACTCCATGGAGATCGGCAACAATAAATCATCCTCTGCCATCCGGCAGAGGATGAACATCATCATATTCAGCTGTCCTACCCAGCCATTTCAGGACGCCTTCTACTGTGCCGCCGATTGAAACGGATGATGGAAGCTTGCCAGTCTTGTCTGATCTAGCAGCGGATAGTCGTACAGCATGCCTTCATACACAACCTCCATCGAGGGGTGCAGCAGAAAATCATGCGGCGTCACCAGCGTGGACGAACGGTCCCACAGGCGGATCCCGCTCTGGCGCAAAGTCTCGGCAACGAATTGAGAGCAGAAGTAGGACCGCTCTCTCGTAATATCCAGCCTCATCAGTACACCGAACAATCCGATCAGATTATACCGGTAGGCGTCCTCCTCGTCTTTATAGCGCTGGATCACCGTGCGGACCTGATCATACTGCTGCTGGGTCACCCCAAAGCGCAATAACGCGCATCGCGTACCCGGAAAATGGCTGAAGGTTCCTTCATATACGTCTTCCTCGACAAAGCCTCCCACCCAAGGATTATCGGCACATTTCCGGCCGAAGCTGAACACCTCATTCAGCTGGCCATCCAGTGCAATGGAAGCATGGTTATACGGCGCAGCCGTAATTCGCTTGATCAGCCTCGTAAACATCGTTCCCGTATCGGTTAACAATATATATAAGTTCTTAGTATCGGACATTGGTCTTTCCCCCGTTTAACGTGATCATCGGTCAGGATTTCGTCAAATCCTTCGTTAACTCCATTGTAATCCGGTTAAACCAAAGCCAAAACCGACTCTAGAAGTGATTAGAACCTGGACCTAAGTCGGGCTCGTTCCCGTTCGACGGAACAGGACGACCGGACTATCCTCCGTGCAAGCGCCGGTAGGAAGACGGCGTCATCCCTTCATGCTCCATAAACCGCTTATTGAAATAGCTGACGCTCGGATAACCGGCCTCAACGGCAATTTGTCCGATCGTCTTCTCCTTGTGCTCCAGCAGCCATTGCTTAGCCATTTGCAGGCGGCACCTGGTAACAAACTCCATCGGTGTCATTTCCATGACGTTTCGAAACAGCTTGCAGAAGTAATAGGTGCTGACCCCGATCCTTGATGCCCATTCCTCCAATATAAACGGCTTGGCGGCTTCCTGCTGAATGATCGGCAGTAATTCGAGAATCCGGCTGCCCGAATTGCTGGATTTATGGTCAGAGAGCGCGGACGCCTGCTCCACGAAGACCGTCAGCAGCGAATAGGTTAGCGTCGACAGCTGGGCCGGGTTCAGCATCCGATGCCTCTCCGCCTCCCTTAACAGCGTTTCATGCGCCTCCTCGTATGCAGCAGGCTGCCGGACACTCCACAGCTGACTGCGGTTGAATCCCCGTTCGATCAAATAGTTCTGCAGCCCGCTTCCGTAAAAATGGAACCAGCGCACGTCCCATGGATCGTCTTCGCTGCTGTAATAACGCTGCGCCTGCATGGGGAAATACAGGACAGCTTCACCGGGCCCAAGCGTATGCACTTGCTGATCGATTTCCACATAGCCCGTCCCGGAAGCGACGTAGTGAATATTGAAATTGTTCAGCGCCCCCGCAGCCCGTATAACCGAATGCTCCGGCTCATCCCGGTAAATGCCCACCGATTCGGGAAAGCAGAAGAACGGCATCTCCGGCAGGGTCAACAAGTGGATTTGGCGTTTCATCCCTGGGTCTCCTTGATGACAATATTGTTCTAATGGAATACAAAATAATATTATATTAATTTTAATTATTCTCTCTTATAATCGCAATATAATCTTATTCAAAGAACGAAGGAGGAGCTGATGAAGATGAGCAAGAAACTACGGTGGGGCATTTTAGGCTGCGCCAGCATCGCCAAGCGCGCGGTCATTCCCGGACTCCAGCAATCCCGGCGCAATGAAGTTGCAGCCATCGCAAGCCGGCAGGAGGATAAAGCAAGGCAAGCCGCCGAAGATCTTAACATAAATATATCGTATGGAAGCTATGAAGCCCTGCTCGAGGATCCCAACATTGATGCGGTCTACATTCCCCTTCCTAACCATTTACATAAAGAATGGAGCATCCGGGCGGCCGAAGCCGGAAAGCATGTGCTCTGCGAGAAGCCGATCGCGCTGACGGAGGCGGAAGCCGCCGAGATGGCTGATGCCGCAGCGAAAGCCGGCGTGGTTCTGGCCGAAGCGTTCATGTACCGTTACCACCCGCGGTACGATATTTTGAAGGAATATATCGCATCCGGAGCGATCGGCGAGATCCGAGGCATCCGCAGCGCCTTCACTTTTAACAGCTCGGCCAACCATGGCAACGTCCGATTCCGTAAGGACTGGGGCGGCGGTTCCATTTATGACGTCGGCTGTTACCCGATTAACGCAGCCCGGATTTTGCTTGATAAAGAGCCTGAAGCCGTTACCGTCCAGGCCTTCTTCTCGCCGGAGCATGATCATGTCGACATGATGGCATCCGGACTGGTCGAATTTGAAGGCGACGTATCGCTGACCTTTGACTGCGGCATGTGGGCCGCCTACCGTAATCCGCTTGAAATCGTGGGGACCGAAGGGCTGATCGAGGTGCCGTATGCATACAGCCTGCCCGAGAACGGGGCCAATTTCTTCTTGACGACCGGTGAAGACCGGAAGGAAATCGAGGTTCCTTCCGCCAACGCATACAGCGAGCAGGGTGACCGTATCGCCGAAGCGGTATTGGACGGCAAGCCGCTCCGATACACAACTGAAGACGCCGTCCGCAATATGAGGGTCATTGATGCCTGTCTGAAATCCGCTCATGAGCGGTCAAGAATCGTATTGTGACTTTTTTAAGGGAGGTATGAACATGAAGTATATTTCAATCAAGGGCTTGCACAAACCCGTCTCCGTGCTTATGAAAGGATCGGACTACTTCTACCATGATTCCTACGAGCGGGCAGCTGCCAATCTGGACGCATTTCTGGCCATCGGGGGCAATTCGATCGATACGGCCCATATTTATTGCGGCGGACAAAGTGAGGAAGTTATCGGACGTTATATGCAGGAGCGGGGCAATCGGGAGCAGCTTGTTATTCTGACCAAGGGCGCCCACCACGACCATAACGGTCCGCGCGTGACCCGGAAGGATATCAAGAGTGACATCACCGACAGCCTGCAGCGGCTGCAGACCGACTATATCGATCTGTATGCACTGCATCGCGACGATCCGAATGTGCCGGCTGGCGAAGTTGTGGAAGCGCTCAACGAATATGTCGAATCCGGAACCGTGAAAGCGATCGGCGTGTCCAACTGGACCTGGGAACGGATCCGGGAGGCGAATCAATATGCGGAAGCGAACGGACTCGTCGGCTTCTCCTTCAGCAGTCCGAATTTGAGCCTTGCAAAACCGAATGAGCCTTTCTGGAAAGGCTGCGTATCTGCGGATTCAGAGACCTGCGCATGGCATGAAGCCGAGCAATTCCCGCTATTGTCCTGGTCGTCGCAGGCCAGAGGATTTTTCACGGGGCGATTCACTCCTGAGGTGCGGGACAACGCGGATCTGGTCCGTGTGTTCTATAGCGATGCCAACTGGGAGCGGCTCGAGCGTGCCAAGAAGCTTGCTGAAGCCAAGCAGGTTACGACGATTCAGATCGCACTCGCTTATGTTCTGAATCAGCCCTTCCCGACCTGCGCGCTGATCGGCGCCCAAAACGCGGAAGAACTGAAATCCTGTGATGAGGGAGCGCAGATCAGGCTGACGCGGGAAGAATTGGATTGGCTTGATCTTACGAGCGAACAACTCCCTCTATCGTTAAGCTGATGGACTCGATGGATTAAAGCGGCAGGAAGGTTTCGAGCCATGCTCTGAACAAAGCCTCCCGCGAAGCCAGAATGATCCTGCCGGAAAGCAACTATTGGAAGAAAAGCACCCGAACCTTGGAGATCCCTCCCGTTCGGGTGCTTGTTTGTCTTGCGGACCGATCGCATATCTCCTGATTCGGTATCCGCGAACGGCTTGCAGCTTGTCAGTGCCGAAATCCCGTCAGCATCGTTTCGATAATCTGCATCGACTCATCAGCTGCTTGAGCCGTATCCTCAGCTTCGGCTACCCACAACGAGCATTCATTCATGGCGCCCGACAGCGCATGGGTCATCGCATCGACGGGAAGCTGTTTCATCTCCCCCTTCTGCTGCATTCCGTCCAGTTGCTCCCGCAGATGACGCATCGAATGGATTTCATCCATCTGGCGCCAAGTCTCCCAGCCGGCGACTGCCGGACCGTCAATCAGCATGATCCGCTTGTTCTGCGGTTCTACCGCCGCGGCGATAAAAGCTCTGCAGCCAAGCAGAAGCTGCTCCCAGGGTTCCCCGGAACGGCTCGCCTCCGAGGCGACGCGTTCTGAAACTTCGCGCTGTACGAGATCCAGAACGGCGAGAAACAGCCCTTTTTTATTTTTGAAATGATGATAGAGCGCGCCCCGGGTTACCTGGGCGATATCCGCAACCATTTCCAGCGCAGTGTCGGCATAGCCTTTTTCCGCGAACTCTTCTCTTGCAACCTGCAGCAGACGTTCCATCGTCTCCTGGGCTTCTGTCTTGCTTCTTTTCATGGTGAATGCCTCTCTTCAAATCTTCTTTCTATGTTGTAAATATAGCAGAAGAGAAAAGCTCCTGCATGCTCTTCATTTCACTGCTCTTCATCCATGATCTGCACGCATGCCGAACGATCCAAGGAAAATGCTCCCCGCCGCTGTGCTGTCTCTCTGCCAGCCAATGGATTACAAGATCCCGGTCATCCTTGCTTACATCGTGCAGATGATTGGCCACGGACTTTCTGACATAGAGGGATGGGTCATTGAGCAGCGGCTCGATTAAAGCAAGATGATGGGAAGGATCCCCCTTTATAAACGGAATCCGCTTGGCCCAAGGGAGGCGGGGACGCGTTCCTTCGCTAACGAGTCTGCGGACATGCAGGCTGGAATCCGTTCTCCACTCCATCAACCGTTCAAGGCACTGATCCTCATACTGCAGCAAAAAAGGACGGATTGCATACTCCGAAGTATGCCGCTTCGTAATCTCATATAAAGCATGCATGGACAGATCAATATGCTGAAGTCCGTAACGCTCGACATAGTACGCAACCGGCATTAAGAAATAGCCGTTCGTGAACATGCCCTGCTCGGTTTCATTTTCCGGGCCGAGGATATTAAGGAGAACCTCAAGACTGTCCTCATAAGGCATGTCCAGCGCTTGATGAAGCTCGGCCGCGATCATCGCAACTCTTCCTTTGAGCTCTAGGGATTCGGATTGCCGGGTTACGGACACAACGAATGATTCGGCAGGAAACCGGGGAACGAGCGGCTGAATCAGATCCGATAAGGTCAGGGCCAGCTCCCTCCCGAAATAACTTTTTAATGGCTTGGATTGCGTCATTGGACGGCCTTGGATTCCGGATCGGTCCATACGTCTTCCTTATAGTTGTCCGCAAAGTCCTCGGATGGGGGGATAATCTGGATCATGTCGATCAGCACACCGCTCGGATCGCTTGTGATGAAATGTCTTTGACCGAAGGCCTCGTCACGAATATCCAGATGCAGCGGGAGACCCTCCTGCTTGATCAGCCGTTCATATTCAGCGTCGACATCGTCCACCTCAAAATTGAGAATCATTCCCTGCACCTTTCTCTGAAAAGCAGACGGTATCGTTTCATGATTCCAAGATAATACGGCGAGCTCGTATGCCTTGTCCGGTCCGGCATTTCGTTTCAGGCTTATGTACCAATCCGCTTCAAAGACAACCTCGAAGCCGAACAAACGGGTATAAAAATCCTTGCTCTCTTCCATAACCCCCGACATGATAACCGGATAAAAGCCTTGTACGTTCATTGCATCAACAACTCCTTGTTCGTTTATGGGTATAATTTAACATACATACAGCATGTATGTAAACATTTAAATTTTTTTTCTCCTTCCCATCAAAATGCCAACGTTGAAGAAGCAAAAGCTGTTTGATACAGCGCGGTCGTTTCTCGTTATTTCGACAATGCTGTTCTTCCCTGACAAGTAGGATGCTGCACTTCACTGCTCCAAAAATAGGGGGTGCACCTGGTCCAATCACCTTCAGGAGCACCCCGTGCACTAATGAATTACCACAGCAGACTGACGGCCAGCAGGTCAAACAGCGCCAACGGCAGGATGACGTTACTGTAATACGGATTGTATGGATACGGCGCAAACGGCGGTCTCGGATATGGATAGCCCGGATAAAAGCCTCTGCTTCCTTCCTGCTCGATCTGGATGTACACGTATTTAGCGTCTACATTGACGACGACCCCTTCGAATACTTCATCATCCATCGTCTCTACGCGGACCTTGTGTTTCATTGCCTTTTTCAAGGCAGCATGGGCGTTCTCCTTGTGCTTCTTCATGGAATGGGCCATATGATGATCGCATTGAAACAGCATTTGTTGTTGAGTTGGATAGGTGTTCATGATGTTTCCTCCTTCGTTATCTTCTACCCTGCATACTATGCAATTAGGCCGCACAGGGTGTTAGCCTACAGCCGAAATACGGTTTAAACGAAGAATGATACGGGTATAGTACAACCAAATAAGGAGGTTACGGATTGTTCAAGCACGCGTTTGCGGGAGCCTGACAAGATTCAGGGGCTTTTTATCTGAAGAACGGATGTTAAGATTTCCTTAGAAGTTCGAACCCGCGTTAAGCAAGCATGTTCGGTATCCATCCTACATATTTGCACCAAATCTCGTACGAACAGGGCTTACCGGTAAGCTCTTTCGCATAAGTTTTGTCATGTTGATTTGTATCCTTTTATCTATTGCTAGAACAAAGAACGATCCACTATGATCAAAGTGGTAGAGCATTTCTCAGGGAGGCAGCCTATGATATGAGGAATTTTACGGAAGATTGGTTCTGGGAACCCATGTTTAACAAACTGCCTGTCGGGGCGGTTTTGATATCCTTAAAGACGGAGCAGATTGTAATGCTGAACGAACGCTTCTGCGAAATCCTTGGATCCCCGCGTTCCGAGCTGCTGACACGAACGCCTCGTGATCTCCAGGTTCTGGAGGGCCTCTCCCAACAAGCTTTGCAGCGAATTGAAAGCTATGATATCGCCGATGGACTTCAAGAGGCGATTACGTTTCAGTCCGCGGATGGACGAGCAAGGTCCATAACCGCGGAGTTCTCTCTCCTGGCATCACCGGCCAGCGGAGAGGCTCCGCTCATCCTGTGCTGCATTGACAGGGTGCAGACCGAGGAACCTCCCTTGCCGATGATCCGTCAGGAAGAACTGCTTGCGCTCATACTGAAGAGCGGACAAGATCTTATCTCGATCAGCAATGCAGACGGGATTATTGAATATGTCTCCCCTTCCGCAACCCCCTTGTTAGGGTATCGTCAGGAAGAGATGGTTGGGAGGCATCGCGCCGAGTTTTACCATCCGGCCGATTCCGAAGAAATGAAACAGCCCGGCAAGCTGTTCTCGGATAGCGAAATATTTAACAGGCGCATCCGCCATAAGGACGGACATTATCTGTGGTTTGAAACCTCCTTCCACATCATCCGGGAGGCCGACGGTCATATAACAAAGGTGCTGGCGATCGCACGCAATATTACCAAGCGCAAAATCGATGAGGACACGCTCGCCCGAGCCCAGCGGATCGCGAAAATCGGTTCCTGGAGATGGGATCTTGTGACCCGGACATTATCCTTCAGCGAAGAAATACGCCGAATTTACGGCTACCGGCTGCAGGCGGTCGAGCGCAATCATTTATCCCTTCTTTCCGCGGTTGTCCCTGAAGACCGCAAGCGTCTCCGCCGTGCGATTCTGTCGGCTATCAAGGGGCAGCCCGACGAGATTATTTACAGGATCCAAATTGCCGATGGCTCTATCCGAACGCTCCGGGCACAGTGGGAAGTATCGGCCAGAAGCGAGGGCAAGCCGATCGAATTGGTCGGGATGGCCCAGGACATAACAGAGGAATCGCTAATCGCGCAGCAAATGGTTGAGAACGAGAAGAAATACAGGCTGATTACGGAAAATTCGCTGGATTTCATCTCGCGGAATACGACTGACGATTGCACCTTTCTATACTGCTCGCCTTCCTGTTTTTCGCTCCTCGGTTACAATCCTGAAGAGCTTGTGGGGACCAGCGCTTACGATTACGTATATCCGGAGGACATCGGGCCGCTCAAAGCGTATCTGCAGCGCACCCTCGAGGAAACCTCTCTTACTCCGATCACCTTCCGTTACTTACATAAAGACGGAAGGCATATCTGGTTCGAAGTAAACTGCAAGTTCATTACGGGCCAGGACGGGCATCGAGAAATCATCTCCATCGCCCGGGATATATCCGAACGAAAGCGCATCGAGTTCAAGCTGAAAGAAAGCGAGCAGCGGTACCGATCACTCTTCGAGTATAATCCGCTTGCCGTCTACTCCATGAATCTGGAAGGCGAATATTTGACGGCTAATCGGAATTTGCAGACATTGACCGGCTATTCGCTGGACGAGCTTGTCGGCATGTATTACGGTCCCATCGTGGCGGATAAGGATTTGCCGCGGACGCAGTACCATTTTAGCCAGGCGAAGGAAGGAAAACCGCAGAGCTATGACCTGACGATTATTCACAAGGAAGGACATCCGATTGAAATCAATACCGTCAACATTCCGATCATCGTGGATGAAGAGGTTGTCGGCGTTTACGGAATTACCCGGGACATTACCGAGCGTAACCGTTCGATGGAGGAGATCAAAAAGCTGAGCCGTGAGCTCACGCTGCTGCTGAACACGGTATCCGAAGGCATTATCGGGCTGGACATAAACGGCAAGGTCGCCTTCATCAATCCGGCCGGTGCGTCCATGCTGGGGGAAGATGCGGATGATGTCATCGGCAGGTCCTGTCATCAAATCATCAGGGAGATTCGCCATGACGGCAGCTTTTACCGCAGGAGGAACTCTCCCCTCGTGATGGCACTCCTTGAAGGAACGCCTCTCCTCCGTACCGAGATCGTGCTGTGGCGGCGCGACGGAACCAGCTTTCTGGCCAACTACCAGGTCAATCCGATCTGGGACCGGGGCGAGCGAAAAGGCGCCGTGATGGTATTCCGCGATATTACCGATGAGAAAGAGATCATACGCGCCAAAGAATCGGCTGAGCGGGCGGATCAGGCCAAGACGGAATTTTTGACGATGATGAGCCATGAGCTTCGTACGCCGATGAATGGCATTATCGGGATGATCGATCTTCTGAAATCGACCGACCTCGATGAAGAACAGGCAAATTATACGGACATTCTTCAGGAGAGCGGGGAATCGCTGCTGCATATCCTGAACGAAATCCTCGATTTCAGCCGGATCGAGACCGGTAAAATGACGATTAGCGAGGAGCGTGTTGATGTCCGCAGCCTGCTGGGAAGCATTGCCGACTTGTTCTCCGCCAAAGCAAGCGAGAAAGGGCTGAGTCTATCCTGGAGCGTGAACGAAGAGAGCGTTCCTGATGCCATCATGGCCGATCCTTTGCGGCTTCGCCAGGTGCTTGTCAATTTGGTCAGCAACGCCATCAAGTTTACGGAGCATGGCAGCGTGACGCTGACCGCCGATGCGATCCGGCGCACCGGTACCGGCGAGTTCACCCTGACGATCCGGGTGACGGATACCGGGATCGGTATTCCGTCCGACCGTCAGCATCAGCTGTTCCTCTCCTTCTCCCAGCTTCACCCATCGTTAAACCGCAAGTACGGCGGTACCGGGCTGGGACTGGCGATCAGCAAGAAGCTCGTCGAGCTCATGGGCGGCATGATCGGCGTAGACAGCCGGGAATTCGGCGGCTCCACGTTCTATTTCTCCATTCCGACAAGGGCCGTAGAGCCGGAGGATACGGTCCGGACGATGTTTGAGGAAGCGCATGAATAATGAAAAAAAGAACCGAGGGCATGAGAAATGCCCCTCGGTTCTCCTTTTTTTTGTGAAGATCAAGCGTATAAAGACTCCAGCTCATCCACCAGCGACCCAACATAGGCTACGGCTTTAGAGATCGGCTCGGCTGTCGTCATATCGACGCCGGCAAGGGACATCAGCTCCAGCGGCGTCATGCTGCCGCCAGCCTTGAGCACTTGCAGCCAGCGGTCTACCGCGGGCTGGCCTTCCTCGCGAATGAGCTGTGCCGCGGCCGTCGAGGCCGTCAAGCCCGCCGCGTAGGTATACGGGTACAAGCCCATATAGTAATGCGGCTGCCTCATCCAGGTTAATTTAGCGCCTTCGTCCAGCTCCAGCGCATCTCCCCAGAAGTCGGACAGCACGGCGCCTTTCAATGACGAGAGCGTATCGGCCGTGATCGGCTGATCCGCCATCGCATGCGCGTATACCCGTCTCTGCAATTCGGCTTCCAGCAGGTGCGTCACATAATTATGATAGTAGGTGCTGAGCAGCTGAAGAATGATCCAGCGGCGCATCCGCTTGTCCTGGGATTTGCTCATCAGGTGGTCTGCCAGCAGAAGCTCGTTCATCGTGGACGGAGCTTCGATAAAATACATGGAAGGGCGCGCATTGGTCATACGCTGGTTGCGGGCTGCCAGCATCAGATGACCGGCATGGCCGATTTCATGCGCCAGCGTAAAAGCGCCTCGCATGTTGTCCGCCCATGTCAAGAGTATATAGGAGTGTGCGCCGTATACCGAGGAGCAAAAGGCCCCCGTCGACTTACCGATGTTGTCCGCATAATCCACCCAGCGGTTCGCAAATGCGGTCTCGACGATATCCGTATATTCAGACCCCAGAATCGCCAGCGAGTCGGTAATCGTGGCACATGCTTCCTCATACGTAATGCTTGGATTGAAGTCCGGATCCATCGGCGCCTTCAGGTCGCAAAACTGCATCCGATCCAGACCGAGCACCCGCTTCTTCAGAGCCATGAGCCTGCGCATATGGGGAGCAAGCTCGGATAGGATCGTATCGTGGATATGATTGTACATCTCCTTCGTCACCTGCTGCGGCTGCAGCAGCATGTCCGTCACGGACTCGTAGCCGCGCAGCCGGGACAGCACGACCTGTTTCTTCACCTCGGTCGCGTATGCTTCGGCAAACGTGTGCCTCGAGCCTTGGAGCGACTTGGTGAACGAAGCATAAGCTTCACGGCGGAGCTCGGTATCCTCCGACATCTCGTACGCGTTCTCGTAGAGGCGGAAGGAAACCGGCATCGTTTCTTCCCGCAGCGAAATATCGTCGAACGTCATATCCGACAGCTTGCCCCGCAAATAAATACGGTATGGAGCCCCAAGCACTTCGCTGAGCGATGCAAGAACGC from Paenibacillus ihbetae includes:
- a CDS encoding helix-turn-helix transcriptional regulator, which gives rise to MKRQIHLLTLPEMPFFCFPESVGIYRDEPEHSVIRAAGALNNFNIHYVASGTGYVEIDQQVHTLGPGEAVLYFPMQAQRYYSSEDDPWDVRWFHFYGSGLQNYLIERGFNRSQLWSVRQPAAYEEAHETLLREAERHRMLNPAQLSTLTYSLLTVFVEQASALSDHKSSNSGSRILELLPIIQQEAAKPFILEEWASRIGVSTYYFCKLFRNVMEMTPMEFVTRCRLQMAKQWLLEHKEKTIGQIAVEAGYPSVSYFNKRFMEHEGMTPSSYRRLHGG
- a CDS encoding Gfo/Idh/MocA family protein, giving the protein MSKKLRWGILGCASIAKRAVIPGLQQSRRNEVAAIASRQEDKARQAAEDLNINISYGSYEALLEDPNIDAVYIPLPNHLHKEWSIRAAEAGKHVLCEKPIALTEAEAAEMADAAAKAGVVLAEAFMYRYHPRYDILKEYIASGAIGEIRGIRSAFTFNSSANHGNVRFRKDWGGGSIYDVGCYPINAARILLDKEPEAVTVQAFFSPEHDHVDMMASGLVEFEGDVSLTFDCGMWAAYRNPLEIVGTEGLIEVPYAYSLPENGANFFLTTGEDRKEIEVPSANAYSEQGDRIAEAVLDGKPLRYTTEDAVRNMRVIDACLKSAHERSRIVL
- a CDS encoding aldo/keto reductase is translated as MKYISIKGLHKPVSVLMKGSDYFYHDSYERAAANLDAFLAIGGNSIDTAHIYCGGQSEEVIGRYMQERGNREQLVILTKGAHHDHNGPRVTRKDIKSDITDSLQRLQTDYIDLYALHRDDPNVPAGEVVEALNEYVESGTVKAIGVSNWTWERIREANQYAEANGLVGFSFSSPNLSLAKPNEPFWKGCVSADSETCAWHEAEQFPLLSWSSQARGFFTGRFTPEVRDNADLVRVFYSDANWERLERAKKLAEAKQVTTIQIALAYVLNQPFPTCALIGAQNAEELKSCDEGAQIRLTREELDWLDLTSEQLPLSLS
- a CDS encoding TetR/AcrR family transcriptional regulator: MKRSKTEAQETMERLLQVAREEFAEKGYADTALEMVADIAQVTRGALYHHFKNKKGLFLAVLDLVQREVSERVASEASRSGEPWEQLLLGCRAFIAAAVEPQNKRIMLIDGPAVAGWETWRQMDEIHSMRHLREQLDGMQQKGEMKQLPVDAMTHALSGAMNECSLWVAEAEDTAQAADESMQIIETMLTGFRH
- a CDS encoding DNA alkylation repair protein; this translates as MTQSKPLKSYFGRELALTLSDLIQPLVPRFPAESFVVSVTRQSESLELKGRVAMIAAELHQALDMPYEDSLEVLLNILGPENETEQGMFTNGYFLMPVAYYVERYGLQHIDLSMHALYEITKRHTSEYAIRPFLLQYEDQCLERLMEWRTDSSLHVRRLVSEGTRPRLPWAKRIPFIKGDPSHHLALIEPLLNDPSLYVRKSVANHLHDVSKDDRDLVIHWLAERQHSGGEHFPWIVRHACRSWMKSSEMKSMQELFSSAIFTT
- a CDS encoding VOC family protein — translated: MNVQGFYPVIMSGVMEESKDFYTRLFGFEVVFEADWYISLKRNAGPDKAYELAVLSWNHETIPSAFQRKVQGMILNFEVDDVDAEYERLIKQEGLPLHLDIRDEAFGQRHFITSDPSGVLIDMIQIIPPSEDFADNYKEDVWTDPESKAVQ
- a CDS encoding PAS domain S-box protein; this translates as MRNFTEDWFWEPMFNKLPVGAVLISLKTEQIVMLNERFCEILGSPRSELLTRTPRDLQVLEGLSQQALQRIESYDIADGLQEAITFQSADGRARSITAEFSLLASPASGEAPLILCCIDRVQTEEPPLPMIRQEELLALILKSGQDLISISNADGIIEYVSPSATPLLGYRQEEMVGRHRAEFYHPADSEEMKQPGKLFSDSEIFNRRIRHKDGHYLWFETSFHIIREADGHITKVLAIARNITKRKIDEDTLARAQRIAKIGSWRWDLVTRTLSFSEEIRRIYGYRLQAVERNHLSLLSAVVPEDRKRLRRAILSAIKGQPDEIIYRIQIADGSIRTLRAQWEVSARSEGKPIELVGMAQDITEESLIAQQMVENEKKYRLITENSLDFISRNTTDDCTFLYCSPSCFSLLGYNPEELVGTSAYDYVYPEDIGPLKAYLQRTLEETSLTPITFRYLHKDGRHIWFEVNCKFITGQDGHREIISIARDISERKRIEFKLKESEQRYRSLFEYNPLAVYSMNLEGEYLTANRNLQTLTGYSLDELVGMYYGPIVADKDLPRTQYHFSQAKEGKPQSYDLTIIHKEGHPIEINTVNIPIIVDEEVVGVYGITRDITERNRSMEEIKKLSRELTLLLNTVSEGIIGLDINGKVAFINPAGASMLGEDADDVIGRSCHQIIREIRHDGSFYRRRNSPLVMALLEGTPLLRTEIVLWRRDGTSFLANYQVNPIWDRGERKGAVMVFRDITDEKEIIRAKESAERADQAKTEFLTMMSHELRTPMNGIIGMIDLLKSTDLDEEQANYTDILQESGESLLHILNEILDFSRIETGKMTISEERVDVRSLLGSIADLFSAKASEKGLSLSWSVNEESVPDAIMADPLRLRQVLVNLVSNAIKFTEHGSVTLTADAIRRTGTGEFTLTIRVTDTGIGIPSDRQHQLFLSFSQLHPSLNRKYGGTGLGLAISKKLVELMGGMIGVDSREFGGSTFYFSIPTRAVEPEDTVRTMFEEAHE
- the pepF gene encoding oligoendopeptidase F, which codes for MGKMLARNEVKVEATWNLDDLFATEQEFEAGLQDVEAQAARLTRFQGRLGEGAHVLLECLNEHEALMERIGKVSAYARLRQSEDGTNPANLARAAKTGDLVSRIKSSLTFLESELLELEEGVIDTYIHQEEGLKSYERSLKLLLETKPHRLSPESERVLASLSEVLGAPYRIYLRGKLSDMTFDDISLREETMPVSFRLYENAYEMSEDTELRREAYASFTKSLQGSRHTFAEAYATEVKKQVVLSRLRGYESVTDMLLQPQQVTKEMYNHIHDTILSELAPHMRRLMALKKRVLGLDRMQFCDLKAPMDPDFNPSITYEEACATITDSLAILGSEYTDIVETAFANRWVDYADNIGKSTGAFCSSVYGAHSYILLTWADNMRGAFTLAHEIGHAGHLMLAARNQRMTNARPSMYFIEAPSTMNELLLADHLMSKSQDKRMRRWIILQLLSTYYHNYVTHLLEAELQRRVYAHAMADQPITADTLSSLKGAVLSDFWGDALELDEGAKLTWMRQPHYYMGLYPYTYAAGLTASTAAAQLIREEGQPAVDRWLQVLKAGGSMTPLELMSLAGVDMTTAEPISKAVAYVGSLVDELESLYA